Within the Marinobacter qingdaonensis genome, the region GTTTTGTGCCTGTCCGTGAGCGGTAACGGACAGGCTTTCAGAAAACCGCTGCAAGTACATCCCTGTACGCTTGGCTCCGGCCATCCATGGCCTCCGACATTTTCTGAAAGCCTGTCCGCCACCACTCACTCCCTCGAACTAGTCGTTTTCTGCCCACTTCGGCGGTCGTTTCTGCATGAAGGCCATAGTTCCCTCGTTGCCTTCGGTTCCGCGTACCGCCTGTGCGAACTTTTCAGCGGCGCTATCGAGCAACCCGCTCATCGGTTCTTTGCCAACCCGGTGCAGGAGTGCCTTGGTTTCGGCGGTGGCGCCGGGCGCGCAGTGGCGTACTCGCTCGAGGGCCTGGGCCAACAGTTCTTCCAGTTGTCCGTCGGAATCCGCCGTTTGGTGGACGATGCCGAGGCGTTCGGCTTCGGCCGCGCCAATCTTCAGTCCCAGCAGCGCCAGCCGGCGGGCCTGGGTCAGGCCGATGCGTTCGACCACGAACGGTGCAATCTGGGCCGGAATGATGCCCAGGGAGGTTTCCGGCATACCGAACTTGGCAGTCGGTCCGGCGAGGGCGACGTCGGAGACACAGGCCAGACCAAACCCGCCACCCATCACCGCGCCTTCGATGACGGCGATGACGACCTTGGAGGATTCGTTGACCTGCTGAATCATCTGACCAAAGGCACGGTTCAGCCGGTAGAAGGGGTCGGCTTCCCCGTCGGCGGCAGGCTGGGTGCGGGCGCCGGCCATGTCTTTGATATCCCCACCGGCACAGAAATGGCCACCGGCGCCGCGAAGGACCACCGCCCGAATGATTGGGTCGGCTTCAATCTGCGCGAACACGGTCGACAGTTCGGCGACCATCTGCAGGCTCATGGCGTTGCGAACGTCCGGCCGGTTGATGGTGACCAACAGCGCCGGCCCCTGCTTCTCCAGAAGGAGTGTTTCGCAATGCGGCAAGGATTCCATAAAACGACTCCAAATAAATAGTCTGGGCCCGAGAGGCCGGTAGTCCGGGGCAGGACCGTGGAGGGCCATGGATGGCCCGACCGAGCCCTACAGGGACGTACTCGCGGGCGTGTCCTGACCCGGACTACCGGGTTCTCGGGCATGCACCACGGCTCGAATCTCTAGTCGCGCACCTTGCCGGGCAAGGTACCCATCATCTTGCAGATAATCCCCAGCATGATTTCGTCGGCGCCACCGCCAATGGACACCAGCCGCACGTCCCGGAAGGCCCGGGACAGTGGGTTGTCCCACATGTAACCCATGCCACCCCAGTATTGCAGGCAGCTGTCGGTCACCTCACGGCCCAAACGGCCGGCCTTGAGTTTGGCCATGGACGCCAGCTTGGTGGCGTCTTTGCCTTCCACGTGCAGTTCGCAGGCCTGGTAGGTGAGGGCGCGCAGGGCTTCCACTTCGGTCTGCAGTTCGGCCAGGCGGAAGTGAATCACCTGGTTGTTGATCAGCGGCTGGCCGAAGGTCTTGCGCTCGCGGCAGTACTCGATGGTCTTCTCGATGCAGTTTTCCAGGGATTTGATCACATTGGCGGCACCCCACATGCGCTCTTCCTGGAACTGCATCATCTGCATCATGAACCCGGTGCCCTCGGCGCCGATGCGGTAGCGCTGGGGCACGCGTACGTCGTCGAAGAAGATCTGGGCGGTTTCCGACGAGCGCATGCCCAGTTTGTTCAGATGCTTGCTGAACGAGATGCCCGGGGAGTCCATGGGCACCACGATCAGGGATTTGTTCTTGTGCGGCTTGTCATCGCTGGTGTTGGCCAGCAGGCAGATGAAGTCGGCCTTCGGGCTGTTGGTGATCCACATCTTGGAGCCGTTGATGATGTAGTCGTCGCCATCGGCCCGGGCGGTGGTGGTGGTGTGGGCCACGTCGGAGCCGGCGCCCACTTCACTGACCCCGATGCAGCCGACCATCTCACCGGCAATGGCCGGGGTCA harbors:
- a CDS encoding acyl-CoA dehydrogenase family protein, producing the protein MKFTEEHDALRKTVRDFVEKEINPHCDEWEEAGEFPIHEVFRKLGKLGILGIQKPEEYGGMGLDYSYNLVAAEELGMAHCGGVPLAVGVQTDMCTPAIARFGSDELKRTFLTPAIAGEMVGCIGVSEVGAGSDVAHTTTTARADGDDYIINGSKMWITNSPKADFICLLANTSDDKPHKNKSLIVVPMDSPGISFSKHLNKLGMRSSETAQIFFDDVRVPQRYRIGAEGTGFMMQMMQFQEERMWGAANVIKSLENCIEKTIEYCRERKTFGQPLINNQVIHFRLAELQTEVEALRALTYQACELHVEGKDATKLASMAKLKAGRLGREVTDSCLQYWGGMGYMWDNPLSRAFRDVRLVSIGGGADEIMLGIICKMMGTLPGKVRD
- a CDS encoding enoyl-CoA hydratase/isomerase family protein, yielding MESLPHCETLLLEKQGPALLVTINRPDVRNAMSLQMVAELSTVFAQIEADPIIRAVVLRGAGGHFCAGGDIKDMAGARTQPAADGEADPFYRLNRAFGQMIQQVNESSKVVIAVIEGAVMGGGFGLACVSDVALAGPTAKFGMPETSLGIIPAQIAPFVVERIGLTQARRLALLGLKIGAAEAERLGIVHQTADSDGQLEELLAQALERVRHCAPGATAETKALLHRVGKEPMSGLLDSAAEKFAQAVRGTEGNEGTMAFMQKRPPKWAEND